The region GACATGGAGGATGTCGTTGACTCTCTCCTGGTGCGTGTTGAGGGCAGTGACCCCACTGCTGATCAGTCCAACTTCAAGAAGCTCATGGACAAGATGCTAAAGGTCTTTAAAAAGGGCAAGGCCAACCGTGAGATTTCCACTGCAGTCGAAGAGATCCATAAGCGGTTGCAAGATGTGGCCGAACGACATCAAAGGTATAATCTTACTAATCTACCTGCTGCAGCCACAAGGACCACCGTTGACCCTCTCTTGGAAGCTCTTTACGGAGATAAGAAGAATATCATCGGCCTAGAGAAAGCAAGGGACGACATTATCAAGAAGATCACTGATGGGGACCGTAAGCAACTCAAGACACTCTCCATTGTTGGATTTGGAGGATTGGGCAAGACTACACTTGCCAGAGAAGTATATGATGCCGTTCCAGTAAAATTTGATTACAAAGCTTTTGTGTCTGTGTCTCGGAATCCGGACATGAAGAAAGTATTGAGCAACCTTCTCTTTAAGCTTGACAAGAGAAGACATACTAGTTTTAATGCAGAAAATTTGGATGTCGAGAAGCTCATTATCCTAGTCCGAGATTTGCTTAGCAGGAAAAGGTACGCGTCACCCACCCAACAAACCATGCCATTTATGTTGCTGCAGATGCTGTCCACGCAAGTGGCACAACATCCCAACTACATAATACATTATGACTTTTCTTTGCGGGGGAGAAAAATAATAAACAAAATAATAAGTCATAATACATTATGACTTAGTTTGTTCTCTGATTGTACATCTAAGCAGCATCCATAGCGTCGATCCTGATGGAAAAGACAATTATGATTGTGGTCAAATAAGAAGGACAACTAATTAACAAGTGGGTGACACAATATGTATCTTATATTTGGTATTATCTTTTTGTTAATGTTAACACCATGGAAATCATCTTACATTATTTTTTCCATGCTTTTCTaattatctatatctatatctatacctactaataaaggaaGAAGGTATTCTTAGTCCGTCATGCTATTTTATAGAAAACCCTCTGACGTTTCTGACGTGAAACCAACAATACAGatcaatttttttaaaatactcatatcttATATACCGTAATTAACTCAATTTTTTTAAATACGCATATCTTATAAACCGTaattaactccaaatttaacatgttatgtatggaatttgattagaaaaatatatagaatctgaatatgatgttattttacctgttaaccATTAAAAAAATACTATCTAGGGTGCAATCTTAATCCATAGTGCATTATCCGTCTTTCTTTCATATCGGTACTGATTCGGATTGTGGATGAACATCTCAACAAAATCAGGATTGGAGACAAAATTGAAGATCACTTGCCCGTTTCTTTGTACGTAATAAATCTACATGCAAGCCGTGCTTAAATAGAAGACATATGNNNNNNNNNNNNNNNNNNNNNNNNNNNNNNNNNNNNNNNNNNNNNNNNNNNNNNNNNNNNNNNNNNNNNNNNNNNNNNNNNNNNNNNNNNNNNNNNNNNNNNNNNNNNNNNNNNNNNNNNNNNNNNNNNNNNNNNNNNNNNNNNNNNNNNNNNNNNNNNNNNNNNNNNNNNNNNNNNNNNNNNNNNNNNNNNNNNNNNNNNNNNNNNNNNNNNNNNNNNNNNNNNNNNNNNNNNNNNNNNNNNNNNNNNNNNNNCCCCTCGCCGCCCAGCCCCCACCTTCCATCCCTCCTCCCACCGCTGTCGCCGGCGCCGTGGCGAGGTCGGCGGTGGCggtcctcttcctctccccctcgcgGTTCCCCGGCTCGGGCGACGGTGCACCTCGGCGGTCGGTGCTCTGGTGTAGATCGGGCGCAGATACGGTGGCGGCGCGACCCTTCGGCGGCGGGGGTTGGCCGGTGGAGCCCTGCAGGCCCAGATATGGGCCCTTTTGGGCCCGATATGGGTCAGGGCGGGTTGGTCTGGCCTCCGACGGGTCTCCTCCGGCTGGGCTGGCGTGATGCGGTCGTTGGGATCGGCGGTTCTGCGCTGCGTCGGCTGCAGCGCGGCAGCAGGAGCTTAACGTGCCCGATCTGGGCCCGGCTGGGCAGGGGGTCTGGCATGCTCTCGCGCCTGCATCCGGTCTGCTATGGCTTGTGACAGTGAGGTTTGTCCCCTCCCACGTGGCTGTGGTTCTCCCGGTCCCTATCGGCGGTGGTCTCGTTTGGTTCGGTCGGCCTTGCAGCGTCTGCGGTGGAGAGACGACGGTGGTGTCCTCATGACTGTGGTGGCGCATGTTGGTGGGCGGTTGGCGTGTTGGAGTCGCCGGCTGGTCCTGGGTTGTGGGTATGAGGGGTAGGGCGAAATCCCTCTAGGGTCCGCCCGGCGTCGGGTGTACCTCTCGCCCGCTTCCCTCCGTGTACCGGGAGAAATCCTAGGATTCGTCCGGGCAGCAGTGTCGTCATCGTCGcagtccttcttgaaggtgttgcttggttcaCGGTGACTCGACGACATTGGAGCGTGGTGGATGTTTCCGGTGGGCGCAACGGTTGCGGGATGCTTCAGCTTTTGTTCATACAATGTTGCCGGCATTTCTTTCTCTTGATTTTCTCTTGTTTTCCTTTTATGCTTGATTGTGCTATTTGCCCCCAACGACGAACTTCTGGCTGTATCGGGTGGTTGCTATATTAATATAGCGGGGCGCAAGCCTATTTCGGTAGGCAAAGACCATCTTTTGTTTGGGCCGAAGCTACAAATACTCAGATTAATGCTTATTTGTAAATTAAGAGCATGTGGTATTTTTttatcctgttgcaacgcacgggcccttttgctagtcatGCCTATATTACCACACCTACTTCTATTTTCCCTATTATAACCTACCTTGGCCGCTTTCCACCAGCGAAGTTGGCTCCTTAAGGGTGAATGTAGTTAGGATAATTTCTGACTTAATCCGTTTTCATAGGATAAGGTAGGAGATTTTTGACATCCGAGTCCAATTTAGAGGATATTGTATCACTGATATGCGATGCAGTAGGAGAAACTATGTTTTCTAGCTGGTTTGGGTATCCGATTTATGGTTGTAGTTTTATGTATTAACTAGAAATACGTGAATGCTATCTTTACTTATGAGGTGATACATATACTGAACCTTTATGTTTTATGTGTGCTTAAAGTGTATAAGCATTAACACTTGCTTATTGTTTTTATATATAATAAGTTTCGTTTAAAGCATTTATATATTCCTCATATGTGTATGTGGTATTCCACCCGACTACGTTGCATTACCGCACCATGTCCAAATCCAGCATAATCACGAATCTATCTGTCCCGCTTACAAACCTGAAAATAAATATGGAATAGGATAGGGTATGAGCATTATTCCTCCGAATCTAATCTGATTTCACCCTTATGGCTCCTTGTCATGCGTAAATTCATCCATCATTGCTTAGGCAACCGACAGTTTCTACACTATATAGTCTCTTTAATTCAGAATTGTGTCCTATATTTTGCATTTTCTTTCCCTAAACCGTACAACATATGGTCTCTGACCTCACATCCTTTCCTCCGACAACAGTTTATATCTTATAGATATAAAATATAAAATGTTCATTTTTATGGAAAATCTACACTGTGCTTTTTGGTTGTATTTGATACACTTTTCAAAATATCGGCCTATATACCGATATATCGACCGATTTATCGGTTATCGGGATCAGACCAATAAGATAAGTGAATAACGCCGGCATTTACAAGTCTGGCCGATATATCGGTCTGACAACCAATATATCACCGATATTTGCCTATATTCACCGATAAATCTGCGGGATCCAACTGATTTAGCTCTTGATTTTTTTTGGGTTGAGTTTTGTAGTCTGATACATGGCTGATGCCTCTATTTGTGTAGATGGTTACTTCCTGTAATCTCAGGTCATCTCTGAAGAATAGAGATGACATGGCTTTACGGGTTTGCCATGTTGATTGATCCTGATGATACAAAAACCTGAGATTTTAGAAAAACCTTGCGGATAAATAGTCAACCGATAAAATTGATAAATCGGTTGATAAGCTGATTTATCTCTTATCTTGGTTGACCGATAAGTTAACGAGAAGCGATATCACAAACATTATTTGATAGAATATCTCCTCCGTTCATTATAACTCAACTTTTGATATACAAAATCTGTCCCAGATTATTGTTTAGATttctctagatacggatgtatttaACACTTAAACGTGTCGTGTCAACTAATTCAggaaggagggagtactttatAACTTACTCTCCACCATTATCATTAGATTAAAATTTAATCATATGTTGAGTTTGTAGAATCTCAACTCTTGATAATGTTACTTTAGTATTGTATTAGGTTTTTCGCAACCTTAAATTGTGTTTAAGTGTCATTTTATGAAAAATTATCCTTTCAAAGTTTGTATCATAGTATCAGCACAGTATGTCACTAACATTTATCAAATTTCTTGACGTATTTGTTCTTATGGACATAAATCTTAGCAATTTCAAACACAACCTTTTCAATCAGAATTTTGGAAGGTTTGTATATACATATGGGTTCACCGGAATGTGCGCTTTAATGTTTAGTTGAACACGAGTATAAATAAAAATATTTGCTAGATTGTTTCTTTCTTTATTAGCttttaatttattattgccttttaTTAGTTGATGTCTTCGTGACGAGACTAAATGTATCGCTCTCGTTCACTAGAACTAATTCCCATTTTTTGAGGGGTCTAATTCCTATGGTCAACATGGTGTGCCTATTTCCATCGCAAAAAAAAACATGGTTTGTGTATTTATTCAAGGTGCATACATGTGTTAGTTGTGGGAGTGTGGACACTATTCCGTGGGGCTGAGGTGCTTTGAATTACATTTTTGTCATAGTATgattcaaagtgtttgggttttgggtcggTATTGAGCCCGTTTCTGAACACCCAGCCATCAAAAAGTccatcatttaaatcaaagaatcaaacacagcCACAACTCAAGCGGTAACAACTGTACCTTGTTGCATTATCGAGGTGGTTGACATGCTTTCATGCTTTTGATAAATACTTTTTTTTGCTAACTTGTAGCTCTTGCATTGGCATGTGCATAGGTACTTCATAATTATCGATGATTTATGGAATAAAGAAGCATGGACAACAATCAGATATGCACTTAGTGACGATGAGTGTGGAAGTATAATAATCACTACAACCCGTCTTATGGATGTCTCCAGAGTTTGCTGCTCTTCTAAAGATGATATGATTCATGAGATGAAATCTCTCTCTATGGATGACTCCCAAAATcttttctatagaagaatattttcAAGTGAGGTGTGTCCTTCTGGATTTGAAAAGGTATCCATAATGATCTTGAAGAAATGTGTTGGGGTGCCATTAGCCATCATTAGTCTAGCTAGTTATTTAGCTAATAATCAGAGGATCAACCAGATTGACCAATGGAATGTCTTGCTCATCTCTATTGGTCATGGACTTAAAAAAGGTGATGATCATGTGAAGGAAATGAAGAGGATACTATCATTGAGCTTTTATGATCTCCCTTCTTATTTGAAGACTTGCTTTCTGTACCTAAGTATCTTTCCAGAAGACCATCAAATTAGCAGAGACCGGTTGATAAGGAGATGGGCATGTGAAGGTTTTATCCAAGTAGAAGATGAAACAACCAGCCTACTTGAGCTTGGAGATAGTTACTTCAACGAGCTAGTAAACAGAAACATGGTCCAGCCGATACATGTTGATGGTAGGGTTGAAGCATGTTGCGTACATGACATAATGTtggatcttatatgtgaattatcaaGCGAAGTAAACTTTGTTACTATATTGGATGTTATCAAGGGAGACACACCTTTGGAAAAGAATTTCCGCAGATTGTCCATCCAGAAGAGCATGACAGATCTCACCACTACTCAAATGGCTACCACAAGCATGTCACAAGTGAGGTCTTTTACTGCTTTTAGTCCTGCTATTAGTAAGATCCCTCCTCTTTCTGGATTTCAAGTCTTACGTGTATTGGATCTGGAAGGTTGTGATCTTCGAAAAAGTCCTGGTGTTGTTGACCTTAGGCATGCTGAGAATCTGCTACATTTGAGATACCTAGGCTTAAGGGGCACAAAGGTTGGCAAGCTCCCTATGGAAGTAGGAAAGCTACAGCTTTTGCAGACACTAGACTTGCAATGGACCAATTCAAAAGAATTGCCATCCAGTGTGGTTCAGATGAGGCATTTGATGTGCCTAATCCTTGATTCAGATATGCCACTACCAAACGATTTCAGCAACCTGGCAAGCCTTGAGCAGCTGACGGGACATGGGGTGGGCCTTTTTACTTTAGACAGCGCAGAAGGGCTGGGCTGTCTTATTGGGCTAAGGGAGCTCGCCTTTAAATGGGATCAATTTGTCAAAACAGACCAATGGGATCCATGGATGCAACCGGATCATCTGAGAACACAAAAAGCTTTGCTGGAGTCCCTAGGCAAGCTGCACAAACTCGAGAGTCTGGAGCTCTTCTCTCTTAGTCCTTGGGTTTCCAACCTTATACTGGATTGGGTGCCGTCCCCAAACCTCTGCAGGCTTAAACTTGACGGATGGTTCATGAGCTTCCCTAAATGGATTTGTTCTTCATCGCTTCCCCTACTCTCAAACCTATATATAGTTATCAAAAAAGTGCGATCCATGGATATTCAGACCCTTGGGATGCTGCCGGCTCTGTGTCATGTCGTCCTCGACGCAAGCACCCTCAACGTGGGCCATCTAGTGGAGAAGTTGGTGCTTAGCGCCGGAGCTTTCCCCAGCTTGAGAGTCTGCCTTCTCCACAAAATTATGTTGGTGAACCCTACGTTCCAACAAGGAGCTATGCCAATGGTTCGACGCCTTCGCTTTGGTCTCCGAGTGAATGACATCGTCAATCCTGACTTCGATTTGAGCATAAGGAACCTTCCTTCGCTCCAGCATCTCAGAATTGACCTCCTCGATAGGGGAGTCAGCACAGAGGAGTATTCTCAGGCCGTGGGCGCACTGAGGCGTGTGGCGGACGACCATCCCCAAAATCCCACCCTTCGTGCTGATAGATTTTGACATGACGGGGAGGTACTTCTGCTTCTGCATTTAGTTCAGTCGTTAATTATTTCTTTTCTACAAAATAAGTGCAGTCCCCTATTACTTTTGGCTTGTGTAACAATTATTAATTTCAATTACAGGCCGAGTTGAGCCGAGCGATGAACAAAATCCAGTGTCCTGAAGGTACTAATTCCGTCCAGTTCATTTGTACATCATGCATATTTTAGTTGGTACCCACTCTGGAAACTAATATAAcaccgtttagatcactactttagtgatctaaacggtcTCATATTGGTTAACAGAGGGAgtatctagtactagtagtattatTCTTTCAGTATCTTCTTTAGCTCTCTGCTGTCTGTTTACTTCAGCATCTTCTTTATGCAATATGCACTGTATGTGATTCTTTGTCTCTGCCTTTGTTAGCTAGCAGGATGTGGTTATTTCATCGGCATCGACTCTCTATCGTGCAAGTCTCCATCCTCCCGGTCCCGGTAGCATGCTTCCGAGCACTTCTGCATGTTCAGTTCATGTTCCTTCTATGTCATCAGGTTGAAGTCCTGTGTGCTTTTGCCAGTACTGTTTATTTGATGAACCTGCTTGTTTTTTCGGTATGTAATAAGGCTAGTTTGGTGGTGCGCCAGGTTTTTTGTCCCTTAGGTTATGTTCCCAGCGAATGTAACTAGAGGGTTTTCCTGCCGTGCATCCAACTCAGCGGACCTATTTCCATTTTCTATTACTGTGTTGAATATTGTCAACATTTTCAGAAAGATATGAAGTTCTGTAACGAGGAGAATATTTTTTCCCCGCTAGTATGAATATTTTATTTCATTAATATATTTTCCCAAAACTTAAATTTCGTGTGAAAAATGTATtcactaaataaataaataaatcccaATTAAAGAATCATTGCTTACAGCAGAAAATAGCGCAATGGCTATTTAGCGCCTATTACAAGTCGCATCCTGCAGCTAGAGCTCGTCTACAGGGTGATTGGACATGGGTCACCATAGTAGTTAATGTCAATTTTTTTCTGGGTTTTGTGTGTGATTTCTGAAACAGGTTTTCAGTCTGGTTTCTGTTCTTTCATTCAGAGTTTGTGTTTCTCAGatgttatttcttttttttctttatcttattTTACATTTTCTTTCTTCATTTTTCTTGTTCTTACTGTATATTACATTCTTGTTTTTTCTTCCATTTTCCTTTTTAGctgcatgaacatttttaaagcatagaacatttttataaaatgcattGAACATCATACTACTTATATGAATATTTTATTATCATGTTTTCCTATTTTAATTATTAAATAAAAAATCTTTTCATCTTatttcattttatccttttgttTTTTCTATTCGTTTCAAAATATTTTGTTTTGTTATGGTCCTTGTTATTTTGTTCattatgtatttaaaaaatgtacatATTGTTTTAAAAATGATGTTGTGTTTTAAGAAATGCataacacatatttcaaataaTTGTtgccatgtatttaaaaattgtcacCATATATTTTAAAATTGTTCATGATGTATTTCAAAATAGTTATTTTGTATATCAAAATGTTTAATATATTTTTAACAAAGGTTAATTGTGCATTTAAAAATATCATTGCATATTTTAAAATTTTGGTTTGCCCCAGCTCGTGAGACGTGGGCATGAAAATCCAGGCATTATGTTTTTTTCGAAACTGTGACGGCTCTTGACAAATGGGCGCCCTCAAACGGTCCACAAAGCCCAATTTACCAAAATAAGATGGGGCTAATCCGTGACGTTTCAAT is a window of Triticum dicoccoides isolate Atlit2015 ecotype Zavitan chromosome 2B, WEW_v2.0, whole genome shotgun sequence DNA encoding:
- the LOC119366612 gene encoding disease resistance protein RGA5-like, which translates into the protein MDQAVGAMASLLGKLGKVIKKEYKLQKGVKKKVKSFSDELDIMQAALGKVAEVPRDQLDEQLKLWAADVRELSYDMEDVVDSLLVRVEGSDPTADQSNFKKLMDKMLKVFKKGKANREISTAVEEIHKRLQDVAERHQRYNLTNLPAAATRTTVDPLLEALYGDKKNIIGLEKARDDIIKKITDGDRKQLKTLSIVGFGGLGKTTLAREVYDAVPVKFDYKAFVSVSRNPDMKKVLSNLLFKLDKRRHTSFNAENLDVEKLIILVRDLLSRKRYFIIIDDLWNKEAWTTIRYALSDDECGSIIITTTRLMDVSRVCCSSKDDMIHEMKSLSMDDSQNLFYRRIFSSEVCPSGFEKVSIMILKKCVGVPLAIISLASYLANNQRINQIDQWNVLLISIGHGLKKGDDHVKEMKRILSLSFYDLPSYLKTCFLYLSIFPEDHQISRDRLIRRWACEGFIQVEDETTSLLELGDSYFNELVNRNMVQPIHVDGRVEACCVHDIMLDLICELSSEVNFVTILDVIKGDTPLEKNFRRLSIQKSMTDLTTTQMATTSMSQVRSFTAFSPAISKIPPLSGFQVLRVLDLEGCDLRKSPGVVDLRHAENLLHLRYLGLRGTKVGKLPMEVGKLQLLQTLDLQWTNSKELPSSVVQMRHLMCLILDSDMPLPNDFSNLASLEQLTGHGVGLFTLDSAEGLGCLIGLRELAFKWDQFVKTDQWDPWMQPDHLRTQKALLESLGKLHKLESLELFSLSPWVSNLILDWVPSPNLCRLKLDGWFMSFPKWICSSSLPLLSNLYIVIKKVRSMDIQTLGMLPALCHVVLDASTLNVGHLVEKLVLSAGAFPSLRVCLLHKIMLVNPTFQQGAMPMVRRLRFGLRVNDIVNPDFDLSIRNLPSLQHLRIDLLDRGVSTEEYSQAVGALRRVADDHPQNPTLRADRF